The Aedes aegypti strain LVP_AGWG chromosome 1, AaegL5.0 Primary Assembly, whole genome shotgun sequence sequence tttgaatattttaaattataatgCTCCTTCTTTGatagtaaagaggacgagctgtaaatataatttcatagctgcttatttgccttttcaatgctctgggcagcaagttaatttgctccaaactgacttgcgaaaattgactcgcaataagtcaaatttatttttgtcattggtgacattAATGCCAAATACGCATTAAACGTAAACGTGCggctattcaacaagaccaagctgacggtcgtgggtttgaatctcacagcaagctctgtcccagttgtgattaatgccagaaagaaaaaaaaacgatgataTCCATGACCATATGATTACGGGAGTAATAAGATGGGATTATTAACTTGATTTAAAATATGGTTGAAAAACACATCCTTCGATATTTTCCCGTTCAAATTTTCCATAAGTTGATGGATATTTGTTTTCTAGTTTTGTGAAGTTCTTTCATAATAACAACTCCCACGTTTAAAGTTGAATTATACATATTttgccaagtttttttttctcaaaagcttACAGGAAATAACTATTCTTACCTACCTCGTTTGCTAAGCCATTTCCACCTGAGAAACATCGAAATCCTCGTCATCTCCCCATTCGGACGTTGGCACCGCCGGCCGCGATGCGGGTTTCCCTTGTGTACTGGCCGGCAGCTCCAACAGGATACTCTCGTGCTTGACTCCCCCTTCCTTTTCGTTGCTCTCCATCAGCTCCCACAGCTCGTTATCGTCATCGCCATTCAACGTGGCCGTGTCCTGCGTGTTGCGAACCACGTGCGATGTATCCTGACTACTGAAAGTGCGTCGGTTCTGGTTCTGAGGCTTGACCTTTGGCGCCCTTGCTCCCACCGTTATCTGACTTAGATCGAAGTACTGATTGGGATGGGTGATGCCTTCGTCCAGTTTGGTGTCGTGGGAAATCTCAAAGTATTTCCCACAGGCAATCTGATAGTGACCTCGACTGGCAAAGCCGGAGATTTCTTCGGCGTGGGCGGCACTCAAACCAAATGAGCTTAACTTCGTTTTCAGTACGGATGGTTCCCAGTTTTTGAACGGGCATCCGTGGGTATCCTGAGGCGTTACGCTCGCCGTTATGATCTTCATACAGTTATAGGCCGCGTAATTCACACGTGAACCTTCCTTTCCGTAGTTATGTCTAATGTTGTAGGCGTACTCTTTTTCGAACTTCTCCAGCGTAACGGTGCCTCTAGTGAATTCCTCCCGCCAGAAGCGCAACGAGTCTTCCATCGTTACCCCGATCGCTTTCAGAAACAGACCATATTGCATACGACCTCCGTGTTTCAGATGGTGCTTTGAACGAAGGGTATCATGGCAGTAGCGCATACATAACGGGAAGGATTTCTTCGACAACTGATCTAAGCTTTCGATGGGGACCTGTCCCGATTTGGACACCCTATAGTCCTTACCCGTATAAGACGTGTGCAGTTCTTTGAGTATCATCGTGAACCTTTCGTCGTTTTCGATTTCAGGCAGCAGTCGCAAGTGAGCCTGTAAGCCGTCCTCCAAAAGCTGCTGGTGCTTATTGGCGATAATCGATACGAAATCGCTGGCTCCAACGTAGGCAAAGCCTGTCCTCAGATAACATTTTCGACTTCGAACCAGGTCCAGAACCTCCGTGAAACGCACCTTGTAGAAATCCATCGATTCGATTTGAACAATGCTGTGGTAGAGGGTGCTGTCGTACAGTCCATCCTTTATTTCGTTCTTTTGGTCTGGAGTCAGCGGGGAGTAACCCATTTCGTACTTCAGAACGAAATCCTTCACATCTTGCGCGGAAAGCCCGGCGAACTTCAGACGGAAGAGCTCCATTTCTCGGGTGATGAACCATCTGCGAGTAATAAGTCAGGGCGTTAATGATGAACGGATAccaatgattaatgattaaaagtTTTCATTCCATGATTGATGATCAAAGTATGATAATTGAataaggccttccttagccgagaggttagagctacaaagcgaagccatgctgaaggtgtctggcttcaaatcccggtcggtttaggatctttttgtaatggaaatttcattgactttccttggcatagagtatcatcgtacttgccacacgatatacgaatacgaaaatggcagctttggcaaagacagctctaagttaataactgtgctcattgaacattaagctgagaagcaagctctgtttCTGTGAGAACGTAATGTCAAGAGGAAGATGATgataattgattattttttaacagattaatcattatgattaatgattaagcTCAGCGTTATTCGCATGGGCATAGCCAGGGGGTAGGTGGTAAACCGTTGTCCTCCCCCCTCGGCCAACGAAATAAAATCAAGATCAGCTGGTTTGCTAAAAAACTGAATATATTAGAGTTTTTAAAAGATAGTCTTTAGTattaatgtttttggaaaattgcTTAATgataaactattttttataattcttgGAGTACAATTGAATATCAGATTTCTGCCAAAGATCATAGGTATTACAAATCATCCGAAGGATTTATCAACAATCCGTAATGGAGCTTGCGAGATCTGCCAAAAATAGGTTAGGTCTGTCTCAACAGGTAGCCATGCATCTGTTAAGTTATCTTGAAATGAATCCATCCAGGGATTCTTCGAAGAATTCATCAAGGATTCCGATAAGGGATAAATCTACATATTCGTC is a genomic window containing:
- the LOC5565269 gene encoding DNA primase large subunit is translated as MEFSRRSRLRPEAKFGLDSMLEWLIPHNVALYAIPPMVDLSITELQLLALERLKVLRILEQATNKNLKLSSDEGRESVFNEMNHAGLKHYVRLCQGNHSKEQDIAARKKDYLSHFILRFAYCSTEELRRWFITREMELFRLKFAGLSAQDVKDFVLKYEMGYSPLTPDQKNEIKDGLYDSTLYHSIVQIESMDFYKVRFTEVLDLVRSRKCYLRTGFAYVGASDFVSIIANKHQQLLEDGLQAHLRLLPEIENDERFTMILKELHTSYTGKDYRVSKSGQVPIESLDQLSKKSFPLCMRYCHDTLRSKHHLKHGGRMQYGLFLKAIGVTMEDSLRFWREEFTRGTVTLEKFEKEYAYNIRHNYGKEGSRVNYAAYNCMKIITASVTPQDTHGCPFKNWEPSVLKTKLSSFGLSAAHAEEISGFASRGHYQIACGKYFEISHDTKLDEGITHPNQYFDLSQITVGARAPKVKPQNQNRRTFSSQDTSHVVRNTQDTATLNGDDDNELWELMESNEKEGGVKHESILLELPASTQGKPASRPAVPTSEWGDDEDFDVSQVEMA